In Candidatus Sulfurimonas marisnigri, a single genomic region encodes these proteins:
- a CDS encoding adenosylmethionine--8-amino-7-oxononanoate transaminase codes for MNNLELKNRDLDVLWHPCTQMKDHETLPLIPIKKAHGIYLEDFEGNKFIDAISSWWVNIFGHTNSYINEKIKEQLDTLEHVILAGFTHEQVVRLSERLVKLTPDGLDKCFYSDNGSSAVEVALKMSFHAHKNDGKKDKNIFVSLTNSYHGETIGALSVGDVELYKDTYAPLLLKTIQTPVPKDMSIESAREAALEFEELCKVKAHEISAIILEPLVQGAGYMHMYHPEFLVLVRAICSKYDVHLIADEVMVGFGRTGELFACQKANITPDFIVLSKGLTAGYLPLSVVLTSNEIYAKFYCDYSEHKAFLHSHSYTGNALACAAANATLDIFENDNVIEKNRVIAKYMGEKLEKFSDLNNVALVRQTGMICAVELKGYSSQDRIGLKVYQHGLENGVLLRPLGHIVYFMPPYIITNQEIDKMMDTAYEAISLLP; via the coding sequence ATGAATAATTTAGAATTAAAAAATAGAGACTTGGATGTTTTATGGCATCCATGTACACAGATGAAAGACCATGAAACACTTCCCCTGATCCCAATAAAAAAAGCACATGGAATTTATTTAGAAGATTTTGAGGGTAATAAATTTATTGATGCTATTAGCAGTTGGTGGGTAAATATATTTGGACATACAAACAGTTATATAAATGAAAAAATTAAAGAGCAGTTAGATACTCTTGAGCATGTTATATTAGCAGGTTTTACACATGAGCAGGTAGTGAGATTGTCTGAGAGATTAGTAAAGCTAACACCGGATGGTTTAGATAAATGTTTTTACTCAGACAATGGTTCAAGTGCCGTAGAAGTAGCGTTGAAGATGAGTTTTCATGCTCATAAAAATGATGGAAAAAAAGATAAAAATATTTTTGTTTCACTAACAAACTCTTATCATGGTGAGACAATAGGAGCTTTAAGCGTTGGGGATGTAGAGCTATATAAAGATACTTATGCGCCTCTCTTACTTAAAACAATTCAAACTCCAGTGCCTAAAGATATGAGTATAGAATCTGCAAGAGAAGCAGCATTGGAGTTTGAGGAGCTTTGTAAAGTAAAAGCACACGAGATAAGTGCAATAATTTTGGAGCCGTTGGTTCAAGGTGCAGGCTATATGCACATGTATCATCCGGAGTTTCTGGTTCTTGTTAGAGCTATATGTAGTAAATATGATGTTCATCTTATTGCCGATGAAGTTATGGTCGGTTTTGGAAGAACAGGAGAGTTGTTTGCATGCCAAAAAGCTAACATTACACCCGATTTTATAGTTCTATCAAAAGGCCTTACAGCTGGTTATTTACCACTTTCTGTTGTTCTTACTTCTAATGAAATTTATGCAAAATTTTATTGTGATTACAGTGAGCACAAAGCATTTTTACACTCTCATAGCTACACAGGAAATGCTCTTGCTTGTGCAGCTGCTAATGCTACTCTTGATATATTCGAGAATGATAATGTTATAGAGAAAAACAGAGTAATAGCTAAATATATGGGTGAAAAATTAGAAAAATTCAGTGATTTAAATAATGTTGCATTAGTTAGGCAGACTGGGATGATTTGTGCAGTAGAATTAAAAGGATACTCTTCACAAGATAGAATAGGGTTGAAAGTTTATCAGCATGGACTTGAAAACGGGGTGCTGCTTCGCCCTCTTGGACATATAGTTTACTTTATGCCTCCATATATAATAACAAATCAAGAAATTGACAAAATGATGGATACTGCTTACGAGGCTATATCGCTTCTGCCTTAA
- a CDS encoding peptidylprolyl isomerase: MITWMQRHKKWLIITIWISTIAFVGAGFVGWGQYSYGDKAGAVAKVGNIEITMGELQKSYSNLYNQYSQMFQGNFDEEKAKSFGLKSQALRQLTQQALIINLANSYNLEVSDSELLEKIKTQKYFFKDGVFDKEAYKQALSRNNLSLKEYEADVKKELLIEKTFKLIPIDARDSELKIIDTIANVADKINYKLLSAKDITIETSDELLKLFWEGIKNSFMTEVSYEVKFIKQAKISKEFDSNTISEYYNENKTHFKDSDGKILSLENAKDKIVEELNAKETKKEALRAYIAYKKGNLENSDVKSSTISASNNPFNSDVITSISKLSMSSPFLKPVLVGEEYYTFELVKTNQSEVKSYAEAKVDVLPLYTEEQKRSKLLELAKNSVDTFSGNTTNFITAIDADKLTNLNLTDANEFLSKLFTSQEKRGLITLENGNIVIYNILEQKLLTKTNTNQENPIVRLKSAMFNEGLVKKLQNKYKTEIFIQGL, from the coding sequence ATGATTACATGGATGCAGAGACATAAAAAATGGCTCATAATTACTATTTGGATTTCTACAATAGCTTTTGTTGGAGCAGGTTTTGTTGGATGGGGACAATACAGCTATGGTGACAAAGCTGGTGCAGTTGCAAAAGTTGGGAATATAGAGATAACTATGGGTGAGCTTCAAAAAAGCTATTCAAATCTATATAATCAATATAGTCAAATGTTTCAAGGAAATTTTGATGAAGAGAAAGCTAAAAGTTTTGGACTAAAATCTCAAGCCTTGAGACAACTTACTCAACAAGCGCTCATAATAAACCTCGCGAATTCTTATAATTTGGAGGTTAGTGACAGTGAACTACTTGAGAAAATAAAAACACAAAAGTACTTCTTTAAAGATGGTGTTTTTGATAAAGAGGCATATAAACAGGCATTATCAAGAAACAATTTAAGCCTTAAAGAGTATGAAGCTGATGTAAAAAAAGAGTTATTGATTGAAAAAACTTTTAAATTAATTCCTATAGATGCCAGAGATAGTGAACTAAAAATAATTGACACTATTGCAAATGTAGCTGATAAAATCAACTATAAACTCTTAAGTGCAAAAGATATAACTATTGAGACTTCAGATGAACTTCTAAAACTTTTTTGGGAAGGGATAAAAAACAGTTTTATGACTGAAGTTAGCTATGAAGTTAAGTTTATCAAACAAGCTAAAATCTCAAAAGAGTTTGATTCCAATACAATAAGTGAATACTATAACGAAAATAAAACTCACTTTAAAGATAGCGATGGGAAAATTTTATCACTTGAAAATGCAAAAGATAAAATAGTTGAAGAGTTAAATGCAAAAGAGACAAAGAAAGAGGCTCTAAGAGCATATATAGCGTATAAAAAAGGCAACTTAGAAAATTCTGATGTAAAAAGCTCTACTATCTCTGCATCAAACAATCCGTTCAACAGTGATGTTATAACAAGTATATCAAAGTTAAGTATGTCATCTCCATTCCTAAAACCTGTTTTGGTTGGAGAAGAGTATTATACTTTTGAATTGGTTAAGACTAATCAATCAGAAGTAAAAAGCTATGCAGAAGCTAAAGTTGATGTTTTACCACTCTATACTGAGGAACAAAAAAGATCTAAATTACTTGAATTAGCAAAAAATTCCGTTGATACTTTTAGTGGTAACACAACAAATTTTATAACAGCTATAGATGCAGACAAACTAACAAATTTAAATCTAACAGATGCAAATGAATTTTTAAGTAAACTATTTACTTCTCAAGAGAAGAGAGGACTCATTACTTTAGAAAATGGCAACATTGTTATCTATAACATCTTGGAACAAAAACTGCTTACTAAAACTAACACTAATCAAGAGAATCCAATTGTTAGATTAAAAAGTGCTATGTTTAATGAAGGCTTAGTTAAAAAGTTACAAAACAAGTACAAGACAGAGATTTTCATCCAAGGACTCTAA
- the ftsA gene encoding cell division protein FtsA, translated as MSRTVLAIDIGSTKICAIIAEIADDNSIAITGAGISKAQGLKKGSITNIELASKSIRTAVSDAKRVSGSDVKTAIVSISGAYTKSLNSNGIVNIQNKEISFKEIEKVMQTSLYNANIPNEFEVLHALPFNFKVDDQDFIEDPLGMNASRLEVDTHIITTQKSNLNNLKKAVRGAGIEVENIVLNSYASSIATLNEDEKELGVALIDMGGNTSNIIIHSGNSIRYNDFLGVASNHVTSDLSMALHTPLNVADSVKLNYGSLLTPSNDLIELPIIGDETTTHEVSLEVVHNVIYARVEETLMILAQFIENSGLKDQIGAGVVLTGGFSQMEGIRDLAVATFGSIPVRIAKPKEMDGLFNNLRSAEYSSAIGLVMYAASSYTQYEIDVNKRVRHSNEEHIQNSSVDFSDDSDIPTPPSPEETNKERMISLSSNKEKKSDEAGTFSKFWNWATQLF; from the coding sequence TTGAGTAGAACTGTTTTAGCCATTGATATTGGCTCAACAAAAATATGTGCAATTATAGCCGAGATAGCTGATGATAATTCTATTGCAATCACGGGTGCAGGCATCTCTAAAGCACAAGGTCTCAAAAAGGGAAGCATTACAAATATAGAGTTAGCATCAAAATCAATAAGAACTGCAGTAAGCGATGCAAAAAGAGTCTCAGGAAGTGATGTTAAAACTGCTATTGTCTCTATATCTGGCGCTTATACAAAGAGTTTAAACTCAAATGGAATAGTAAATATTCAAAACAAAGAGATAAGCTTTAAAGAGATAGAGAAGGTAATGCAAACTTCTCTATATAACGCTAACATACCAAATGAGTTTGAAGTTCTTCATGCACTACCTTTCAATTTCAAAGTAGATGATCAAGACTTTATAGAAGATCCACTTGGGATGAATGCTTCAAGACTTGAGGTAGATACACATATAATCACTACCCAAAAATCTAATCTTAACAATCTAAAAAAAGCTGTGCGCGGAGCTGGTATTGAAGTAGAAAATATTGTTTTAAATAGCTATGCTTCTTCGATTGCTACACTAAATGAAGATGAAAAAGAGTTGGGCGTTGCTCTCATAGACATGGGTGGAAATACAAGTAATATAATTATTCATTCAGGTAACTCAATTAGATACAATGACTTCCTTGGCGTTGCATCTAATCATGTTACAAGTGACTTATCTATGGCTCTTCACACACCACTTAATGTTGCAGATAGTGTAAAATTAAATTATGGCTCACTACTTACTCCAAGTAATGACTTAATTGAGTTACCAATAATTGGAGATGAAACAACTACTCATGAAGTTTCTTTAGAAGTTGTGCATAATGTTATCTATGCAAGGGTTGAAGAGACTTTAATGATTTTGGCACAGTTTATAGAGAACAGTGGCCTAAAAGATCAAATAGGTGCTGGTGTTGTTTTAACTGGTGGATTTTCTCAAATGGAGGGGATAAGAGATTTAGCAGTGGCAACTTTTGGCTCTATTCCTGTTCGTATTGCTAAACCTAAAGAGATGGATGGTCTTTTTAATAATCTTCGCTCAGCCGAATATTCAAGTGCTATTGGACTAGTGATGTATGCTGCATCATCATATACACAATATGAGATAGATGTAAACAAAAGAGTACGACACTCTAACGAAGAACATATACAAAACAGTAGTGTAGACTTTAGTGATGATTCAGACATTCCAACTCCTCCATCACCAGAAGAGACAAACAAAGAGAGAATGATTTCCCTCTCTTCAAATAAAGAAAAAAAGAGTGATGAAGCAGGAACATTTAGTAAATTTTGGAACTGGGCAACCCAGTTATTTTAA
- the ftsZ gene encoding cell division protein FtsZ: protein MEAFLIEETSSTSGARIIAVGVGGGGGNMIGHMIKEGVVGIEMMLVNTDAQALSKSEATSKIQIGVKLTKGLGAGMKPAVGEDSAVENYDEIKNALSGADIVFISAGLGGGTGTGAAPIVAKIAKEVGALTISVVTKPFTFEGPKRLKLAEDGLSELKKESDSIVVIPNDKLLSIIDRKLGLKDSFKIVDSVLAQAVSGTSGIILSNSENDINLDFADLKTVMGHKGMALMGVGEHEGENAAYEAIKAAIESPLLDNMSINGAMGVLVHFNMHPNFPMMEISEAMIVVQESAHDDAEVIFGTSTDETLPENYMKITIVATGFEKDLTNNENFVSENPSPVIKSRPRIVVGGDFNSDELDIPSFMRRQQD from the coding sequence ATGGAAGCATTTTTAATTGAAGAAACAAGTAGTACAAGTGGTGCAAGAATAATCGCAGTTGGCGTTGGTGGCGGCGGCGGAAATATGATTGGGCATATGATTAAAGAGGGTGTTGTAGGCATAGAGATGATGCTTGTCAATACAGATGCTCAAGCACTAAGTAAATCAGAAGCTACTTCTAAAATACAAATTGGCGTAAAATTAACAAAAGGTCTTGGAGCTGGAATGAAACCAGCTGTTGGTGAAGACTCTGCTGTTGAAAACTATGATGAAATTAAAAATGCTCTTAGTGGTGCTGATATTGTATTTATTTCTGCCGGTCTAGGCGGTGGAACTGGAACTGGCGCTGCTCCTATTGTTGCCAAAATTGCAAAAGAAGTTGGTGCATTAACTATCTCTGTTGTAACAAAACCTTTTACATTTGAAGGACCAAAAAGATTAAAACTTGCAGAAGATGGACTGAGCGAACTTAAAAAGGAGAGTGATTCTATAGTAGTTATACCAAATGACAAACTACTATCTATCATTGACAGAAAACTAGGACTAAAAGATAGCTTTAAAATTGTTGATAGTGTTTTAGCTCAAGCTGTTAGTGGAACTTCTGGAATTATACTTTCAAATAGTGAAAATGACATAAATCTTGACTTTGCTGACTTAAAAACAGTTATGGGACACAAGGGAATGGCTCTGATGGGAGTTGGAGAACATGAAGGTGAAAATGCTGCTTATGAAGCTATTAAAGCAGCTATAGAGTCTCCTCTTCTTGATAACATGTCAATAAATGGCGCTATGGGTGTTTTAGTTCACTTTAATATGCATCCAAACTTTCCTATGATGGAAATATCTGAAGCTATGATTGTAGTTCAAGAGAGTGCTCATGATGATGCAGAGGTTATATTTGGTACTTCAACTGATGAAACACTTCCTGAGAACTATATGAAAATCACTATCGTAGCAACTGGTTTTGAAAAAGATTTAACAAACAATGAAAATTTTGTTAGTGAAAATCCTTCTCCAGTAATTAAATCTCGACCTAGAATTGTAGTTGGTGGTGATTTCAATAGTGATGAGTTAGATATTCCGTCTTTTATGAGAAGACAACAAGACTAA
- a CDS encoding ABC transporter ATP-binding protein: MIELKNITKKYEINKNNIITALDDINLSIKEGELVVLRGPSGSGKSTILSLIAALSKPTSGEVIVDNKRISKLSDDFSSDFRRDNVGFIFQKYNLIANLSVKENIVLALIPMNLHVDVIEEKLSRVLDMFHIEHKKDMLVKNLSGGEQQRVAIARANINEPKIILADEPTANLDKNLSLAFIEILKELKAQGKTVVIATHDPIFFTLDIIDREIEINQGIIS; the protein is encoded by the coding sequence ATGATAGAGTTAAAAAATATTACTAAAAAATATGAAATAAATAAAAACAATATTATAACAGCATTAGATGATATAAATTTATCTATTAAAGAGGGTGAGTTGGTGGTTTTAAGAGGTCCAAGTGGGAGTGGAAAAAGTACAATTCTCTCGCTTATTGCTGCTCTTAGTAAACCTACTAGTGGAGAAGTTATAGTTGATAATAAGAGAATCTCTAAACTCTCAGATGATTTTTCATCAGACTTCAGGCGTGATAATGTCGGATTTATATTTCAAAAGTATAATCTTATAGCAAATCTTAGTGTTAAAGAAAATATTGTTTTAGCACTTATTCCGATGAATCTACATGTAGATGTTATTGAAGAAAAATTGTCTAGAGTTTTAGATATGTTCCATATAGAGCATAAAAAAGATATGCTTGTAAAAAATTTGTCAGGAGGGGAACAGCAAAGAGTAGCTATAGCTCGCGCTAATATTAATGAGCCTAAAATTATTTTAGCTGATGAGCCAACTGCAAACTTGGATAAGAACCTTTCACTTGCATTTATAGAGATATTAAAGGAGCTAAAAGCTCAAGGTAAAACAGTTGTTATAGCTACCCATGACCCTATTTTCTTTACCCTTGATATTATAGATAGAGAGATTGAAATAAACCAAGGCATAATTAGCTAA
- a CDS encoding ABC transporter permease, which yields MRNKINIYLIEYAINSLLRQKYKSFFITTVLTLIIFILTSVFFITNSIKYELQSTVDTLPEIVVQKIKAGRHSDIDVSVADDILEIAGVNSTVSRVWGYYYFENLGVNFSIVGIEKYEEQYKNSFENVAKTLDFSTNSMIVGEGVKKSMKKIYYNEYFNFIKPDGKLKKIMISGVFKGDTELESNDMIVMSKENVREIFDIEDSKATDIVVKVSNIDEIQTVASKIKLMFPDSRVITKDDLKISYQNIFDYKSGVFLALFIITLFTFFIIIYDKVSGLSSEEKKEIGILKAIGWRVNDILKEKFYEGFIISIFSYLFGVLLSLAFVYIFKAPLLQNIFTGYSELKTSFELPFVFDIQTLSIVFFLSVPIYIAATIIPSWKSATLEADEVIR from the coding sequence ATGAGAAATAAAATAAATATTTATCTAATTGAATATGCAATAAACTCTTTACTGAGACAAAAGTATAAGAGCTTTTTTATAACTACTGTTTTAACTCTTATTATATTTATATTAACATCAGTTTTCTTTATAACAAACTCCATAAAGTATGAACTGCAAAGCACAGTAGATACTCTGCCAGAGATTGTGGTACAAAAGATTAAAGCAGGTCGTCATAGTGATATAGATGTTAGTGTAGCCGACGATATATTAGAAATTGCGGGGGTTAACTCTACAGTGTCCAGAGTCTGGGGATATTACTATTTTGAAAATCTTGGTGTAAACTTTAGTATTGTTGGGATAGAGAAGTATGAAGAACAATATAAAAACTCCTTTGAAAATGTTGCGAAAACTCTAGATTTTAGTACTAATTCAATGATAGTTGGAGAAGGTGTTAAAAAAAGTATGAAAAAGATCTATTACAACGAGTACTTTAATTTTATAAAACCAGATGGTAAACTCAAAAAAATTATGATTAGTGGAGTTTTTAAAGGAGATACGGAGCTAGAATCTAATGATATGATTGTCATGAGTAAAGAAAATGTTAGAGAAATTTTTGATATAGAAGATTCTAAAGCTACAGACATAGTTGTTAAAGTCTCAAATATAGACGAAATCCAAACTGTTGCTTCAAAAATTAAGCTTATGTTTCCAGATAGCAGAGTAATAACAAAAGATGATTTGAAAATTAGTTATCAAAATATTTTTGATTACAAAAGTGGAGTGTTTTTAGCACTTTTTATAATAACACTTTTCACATTTTTTATTATCATTTACGATAAAGTAAGTGGACTTAGCAGCGAAGAAAAAAAAGAGATAGGGATACTTAAGGCAATTGGCTGGAGGGTAAATGATATTTTAAAAGAGAAGTTTTATGAAGGTTTTATTATCTCAATTTTTTCATATTTATTTGGTGTTTTACTATCTTTAGCTTTTGTGTATATTTTTAAAGCGCCACTTTTACAAAATATTTTTACAGGCTATTCAGAGTTAAAAACATCTTTTGAATTACCTTTTGTTTTTGATATTCAAACATTATCCATTGTGTTCTTTTTAAGTGTACCAATTTATATAGCAGCGACAATTATTCCATCTTGGAAAAGTGCTACATTAGAAGCTGACGAGGTTATAAGATGA
- a CDS encoding nitrous oxide reductase accessory protein NosL, translating to MKKTTLFLGTFLLLLSSPSLFAFTKESTLEPLLLQSGNHKHWCSVCGMSIKMNYKTSHTSKLPSGKNRQYCSIRCLALDMLEHKINVNEVKVIDVLNEELIDARTAFYVVGSDVKGTMTKVSKLAFINTESAEDFSIENGGEVVSFDKAINIANKSLESDIQMINKKKKKKIYPMGKKIFENVCNKDIEPNNYLEINELKSAIKNKNLCEAKNGEELKEKELQAVSIYLWEVKRFEDLAKADNTIKVTQNEKCPICGMFVYKYPKWAAQIFYANFHFSFDGVKDMMKYYFQHKDGISKIIVTDYYSQKAINAQEAYYVIGSDVYGPMGDEIIPFKNESEAKTFYIDHKGVKVLNFIDIKKEEVNKLD from the coding sequence ATGAAAAAAACTACACTTTTTTTGGGTACATTCTTGCTCCTTCTTTCATCACCTTCACTTTTTGCATTTACAAAAGAATCAACTTTAGAGCCTCTCTTACTCCAAAGTGGCAATCATAAACATTGGTGTAGTGTCTGTGGAATGAGTATAAAAATGAACTATAAAACTTCTCATACCTCTAAGCTGCCTAGCGGTAAAAATAGACAATATTGTTCTATTAGATGTTTAGCATTGGACATGCTGGAGCATAAAATAAACGTTAATGAAGTGAAAGTCATAGATGTGCTTAATGAAGAACTAATAGATGCTAGAACAGCTTTTTACGTAGTTGGCTCAGATGTTAAAGGGACGATGACGAAGGTTAGTAAACTAGCTTTTATAAATACTGAATCTGCAGAAGATTTTAGTATTGAAAACGGCGGCGAAGTTGTTAGTTTTGACAAAGCAATAAATATTGCAAATAAATCTTTAGAGTCTGATATTCAAATGATAAATAAGAAGAAAAAGAAGAAAATATACCCAATGGGCAAGAAAATCTTTGAAAATGTATGTAATAAAGATATTGAGCCCAATAACTATTTAGAAATTAATGAGTTAAAGTCAGCAATTAAAAATAAGAACCTTTGTGAGGCAAAAAATGGTGAGGAGCTAAAAGAAAAAGAGCTTCAAGCAGTTTCAATTTACCTATGGGAAGTAAAAAGGTTTGAAGATTTAGCAAAAGCTGATAATACTATAAAGGTCACACAAAATGAAAAATGTCCTATTTGCGGGATGTTTGTCTATAAATATCCAAAATGGGCTGCTCAAATATTTTATGCCAATTTTCATTTCTCATTTGATGGTGTAAAAGATATGATGAAGTACTATTTTCAACATAAAGATGGAATTTCTAAAATCATAGTTACAGACTACTACTCTCAAAAAGCTATAAATGCACAAGAGGCATACTATGTTATAGGGAGTGACGTTTATGGACCTATGGGAGATGAAATTATCCCATTTAAAAATGAGAGCGAAGCAAAAACTTTTTACATTGATCATAAGGGAGTTAAAGTTTTGAATTTTATTGATATAAAAAAAGAGGAAGTGAACAAGCTTGATTAA
- a CDS encoding DUF4149 domain-containing protein — protein MSKRIYFDFSYFIILAATFGAIMVLGPIVAPVVFHSNEILIGVTLDKYNSGIIMGEIFHRFSYWVYALAFYVFVYEALLYKSGKRDTIALISAATVIFSSIMFSAVYAPKILAMQALGMEATQSDTFANIHFASELDFKILAISLILLFVRRLMLLRLS, from the coding sequence GTGAGTAAAAGAATTTATTTTGATTTTAGTTATTTTATTATATTAGCAGCTACATTTGGTGCGATTATGGTTTTAGGTCCTATAGTAGCGCCTGTAGTTTTTCACTCTAATGAGATATTAATTGGTGTGACGCTTGATAAATATAATTCTGGAATAATTATGGGTGAAATTTTCCACCGTTTTTCATACTGGGTATATGCTTTGGCTTTTTATGTTTTTGTATATGAAGCATTACTGTACAAAAGTGGTAAGCGTGATACAATAGCTTTAATTAGTGCTGCTACAGTAATTTTTTCTTCAATTATGTTTAGTGCTGTATATGCTCCTAAAATACTTGCTATGCAAGCATTGGGCATGGAAGCAACTCAAAGTGACACTTTTGCTAATATTCATTTTGCAAGTGAACTTGATTTTAAAATTTTAGCAATATCACTTATCCTATTATTCGTTAGAAGATTAATGCTTTTAAGACTTTCATAA
- the prmC gene encoding peptide chain release factor N(5)-glutamine methyltransferase: MSSKYLVKDILKEITTTLNPIIDRASREAQLLLMAHLSVDELWLLTNQNSDVQNSEKLLEWVQRRAKNEPLEYITNSVSFYSEEFYIAKGALIPRPETELLIDEVIKNIPDKNAKITFVEVGVGSGIISIMLAKIFPNASIIAVDISQEALDIAEVNIKKFELQDRIELRLGSLLEPVTEHIDYLVSNPPYISDNEPLEFNLSYEPQNALFGGTVGDEIVKELLDEVLNRNINLFSCEFGYDQKDKIQSYLKNRKFKSLVFYKDLASFDRGFTIRL, translated from the coding sequence ATGTCAAGCAAATATTTAGTAAAAGATATTTTAAAAGAGATAACGACTACTCTAAATCCTATCATAGACAGAGCATCAAGAGAGGCGCAGCTTCTTCTTATGGCTCATCTTAGTGTTGATGAGCTTTGGCTTTTAACAAACCAAAACTCAGATGTGCAAAATAGTGAGAAGCTTTTAGAGTGGGTGCAAAGACGAGCTAAAAATGAGCCTCTGGAATACATAACAAACAGTGTGAGTTTTTACAGTGAAGAGTTTTATATAGCAAAAGGTGCTCTAATACCTCGCCCCGAAACAGAACTATTAATAGATGAAGTTATAAAAAATATTCCAGATAAAAATGCAAAAATAACATTTGTCGAAGTTGGTGTTGGTAGTGGGATTATCTCTATAATGCTTGCAAAAATATTTCCAAATGCAAGTATTATAGCTGTTGATATCTCACAAGAAGCACTTGATATCGCAGAGGTAAATATAAAAAAGTTTGAACTTCAAGATAGAATTGAATTGAGGCTTGGTTCACTGCTTGAGCCGGTAACTGAACATATAGATTATTTAGTCTCTAATCCACCTTATATTTCAGATAATGAACCTCTAGAATTTAATCTATCTTATGAACCTCAAAATGCTCTCTTTGGTGGTACAGTTGGTGATGAGATAGTTAAAGAACTTCTTGATGAAGTCTTAAATAGAAACATTAACTTGTTTAGTTGTGAATTTGGTTATGACCAAAAGGATAAGATACAATCTTATTTGAAAAATAGAAAATTTAAGAGTTTAGTGTTCTATAAAGACTTAGCTAGTTTTGATAGAGGCTTTACAATAAGGTTATAA
- a CDS encoding M48 family metallopeptidase, whose amino-acid sequence MLMMIIGIYTIFVLITIYASIMQIGYVNQAKRGKAVLLSDADFLKAGNYSVAKEKMSIASAFIDYLLFIIWIGFGIKALENTILFENEAVMNIAIVMGFLIIGSVVSLPFSYYEKFILDEKFGFNKSSMSQWIKDTAISFAMTLIFGSIVVWGVYLIISNFTLWWLWSFLFIFSVVILINMLYPAFRAMFFDKLTPLKDEKLDSEIKSLMEKTGFVSSGVFVSDASKRDARLNAYFGGFGKAKRVVLFDTLIEKLSTRELLAVLGHELGHFAHGDIYKNIGLVGAMLFAMFGIFGNLPESLYLELGLSQAPYVLIILLLLFMPVLGFLMMPIMGIVSRHNEYEADKMGSELAGVGGEVELASALKKLVTENRSFPLSHPIYIFFHYTHPPVLERLKALGVDIAELDKSALEGTCQANI is encoded by the coding sequence ATGTTAATGATGATTATTGGTATATATACTATTTTTGTGCTTATTACTATCTATGCAAGTATTATGCAGATAGGCTATGTTAACCAGGCAAAAAGAGGCAAGGCTGTACTTTTGTCAGATGCAGATTTTCTAAAAGCTGGTAACTATAGTGTTGCAAAAGAGAAGATGTCTATAGCAAGTGCTTTTATAGATTATTTACTATTTATAATATGGATAGGTTTTGGTATTAAAGCCTTAGAGAACACTATATTGTTTGAAAATGAAGCTGTAATGAACATTGCCATTGTTATGGGGTTTTTAATTATAGGTTCTGTTGTCTCTTTGCCATTTTCATATTATGAGAAATTTATTTTAGACGAAAAATTTGGTTTTAATAAATCAAGTATGTCTCAATGGATAAAAGATACTGCTATCTCATTTGCAATGACACTTATATTTGGCTCTATTGTTGTTTGGGGTGTTTACTTGATCATATCAAACTTCACCCTCTGGTGGCTTTGGAGTTTTCTTTTTATATTTAGTGTTGTTATTTTAATAAATATGCTTTACCCTGCATTTAGAGCGATGTTTTTTGACAAACTAACTCCTCTTAAAGATGAAAAACTAGATTCTGAGATAAAATCTCTAATGGAAAAAACAGGTTTTGTAAGCTCTGGTGTGTTTGTAAGTGATGCAAGTAAGCGTGATGCAAGACTAAACGCTTACTTTGGCGGATTTGGTAAAGCAAAAAGAGTTGTACTTTTTGACACACTGATAGAGAAACTTAGTACAAGAGAGTTGCTTGCTGTTTTAGGCCATGAACTAGGGCACTTTGCACATGGAGATATATATAAAAATATAGGTTTAGTCGGCGCTATGCTTTTTGCAATGTTTGGAATTTTTGGAAACCTTCCAGAATCACTTTATCTGGAGTTGGGACTATCTCAAGCACCTTATGTATTAATTATTTTACTGCTTCTATTTATGCCAGTTTTAGGTTTTTTAATGATGCCAATTATGGGTATAGTGAGTCGTCATAATGAGTACGAAGCAGATAAAATGGGGAGTGAATTAGCAGGAGTTGGTGGTGAAGTTGAGCTTGCAAGTGCACTTAAAAAACTTGTGACAGAGAATAGGAGTTTTCCACTCTCTCACCCTATATATATCTTTTTTCACTATACTCACCCACCTGTTTTAGAGCGATTAAAAGCATTGGGTGTTGATATAGCAGAGTTAGATAAAAGTGCTTTAGAGGGTACATGTCAAGCAAATATTTAG